One Thermodesulfobacteriota bacterium DNA segment encodes these proteins:
- the rpsJ gene encoding 30S ribosomal protein S10 → MTAQKIRVSLKSYDHKLLDKSTAEIVDTVKRTGASVAGPIPLPTKISRYTVLRSPHVDKKSREQFEIRTHKRLLDIIEPTQQTVDALMKLDLPAGIDVEIKL, encoded by the coding sequence ATGACAGCTCAGAAGATCAGGGTCAGCCTTAAATCCTACGACCATAAGCTGCTCGACAAGTCGACCGCGGAGATCGTCGACACGGTCAAACGGACGGGGGCCAGCGTGGCGGGCCCGATCCCTTTGCCGACCAAGATCAGCCGATACACCGTCCTGCGATCCCCTCACGTGGACAAAAAGTCGAGGGAGCAGTTTGAGATCCGGACTCATAAACGATTGCTCGATATCATCGAACCCACCCAGCAGACCGTCGACGCCCTGATGAAGCTCGATCTCCCCGCGGGGATCGACGTGGAGATCAAACTTTAA